In Rhodothermales bacterium, a single window of DNA contains:
- a CDS encoding site-2 protease family protein produces the protein MSQDRDRYGLHAFLFFLTLCSTVVSGAQMTGRTLVYAESLDWWMVFGMRISLPWLLDGLRFGLSLLLFLTVHEFGHWFAARYHRVRTSLPYYIPFPFNGIGTFGAVIRIREPIPGLRALFDIGVSGPVAGFVVALGVLIVGVATLPGPEYMMGMPGHEALKQYISAFGTFPATPLVVPEEEGLLTLTIGSTPLYWLITQFGVHVPPMWEMYHYPILFAGWLGLFFTALNLLPVGQLDGGHVLYALVGPVWHSRLARGFVMLLLVSGGLGFVDEASGVLTEWLPWLPGAPWVVLAVVLYAYLHRMFEGHPVHILAGASGITLAIALLSRIPTAVASLGYSGWLVWCLLIVVFIKVDHPPVLYMEPLTPARRRLAYAAIIMFFLCFSIRPLYVA, from the coding sequence ATGTCCCAGGACCGGGATCGATACGGACTCCACGCGTTCCTGTTTTTTCTGACGCTCTGTTCAACCGTCGTTTCGGGCGCTCAGATGACGGGCCGGACACTGGTCTACGCCGAGTCACTGGACTGGTGGATGGTCTTCGGCATGCGGATTTCCCTTCCGTGGCTGCTCGATGGACTGCGGTTCGGGTTGTCGTTGTTGCTGTTTCTGACGGTCCACGAATTCGGCCATTGGTTCGCCGCGCGGTATCACCGCGTCCGGACATCGTTGCCGTACTACATCCCGTTCCCGTTCAACGGGATCGGTACATTCGGAGCCGTCATCCGCATCCGCGAACCCATTCCCGGCCTGCGGGCTCTGTTCGACATCGGCGTTTCCGGTCCCGTGGCGGGTTTTGTGGTCGCGCTGGGTGTCCTCATTGTCGGGGTGGCGACATTGCCGGGCCCGGAGTACATGATGGGTATGCCAGGTCATGAAGCGCTGAAGCAGTACATCTCGGCGTTTGGAACCTTCCCGGCGACCCCCTTGGTGGTTCCGGAAGAGGAGGGACTCCTGACGTTGACCATCGGCTCGACGCCCCTTTACTGGTTGATCACGCAATTCGGTGTGCACGTCCCGCCCATGTGGGAGATGTACCACTATCCCATCCTGTTCGCCGGCTGGCTCGGGTTGTTCTTCACGGCACTCAATCTGCTGCCGGTGGGCCAGCTCGACGGCGGGCACGTGCTCTATGCCCTTGTGGGTCCGGTCTGGCATTCGCGCCTGGCCCGGGGGTTCGTGATGTTGTTGCTCGTGTCCGGCGGCCTGGGATTCGTGGACGAGGCATCGGGCGTGCTGACGGAATGGCTGCCCTGGCTGCCCGGAGCCCCCTGGGTGGTTCTGGCGGTCGTCCTGTATGCGTATTTGCATCGCATGTTCGAAGGACACCCGGTCCATATCCTGGCCGGGGCAAGCGGAATTACCCTCGCGATCGCGCTTCTGTCGAGGATCCCGACTGCCGTCGCATCGTTGGGGTACAGTGGCTGGCTGGTTTGGTGCCTGTTGATTGTCGTGTTCATCAAAGTGGACCACCCACCGGTGCTCTACATGGAACCCTTGACTCCGGCCCGACGCCGTTTGGCCTATGCCGCCATCATCATGTTTTTTCTCTGTTTCAGTATCCGGCCTCTCTATGTGGCGTGA
- a CDS encoding pyridoxal phosphate-dependent aminotransferase yields the protein MTLHRLNTRLEAMKPSATLAMTAKALEKKRAGHPVIGLSAGEPDFDTPVEIADAAVAAIRAGHTHYTNNLGTPELRAAISRTLRETCGLAYAPEEIICSNGAKQSVAQAISALCGPGDEVIIPAPYWVSYPEMVRFAGAEPVIVPTGVDSEYLLDAEQLEQAITPATRMLILCSPSNPTGGVYSRRQMEALVRVLRNYPDVLVLSDEIYERIVYDAEHISVGAFEGMWDRTITVNGFSKAYAMTGWRLGYMAAPGWMVKAASKLQSQFTSAPSSISQMAGVAALEMGPEPIDRMVAAFRERRDVLYDALSSIPGMKCPLPQGAFYLFPDISTWLGARTPSGHVIESSEALCVYLLDEHDVALVPGSAFGLESGIRISYAASMDDIKEAARRLKVAFSSLETS from the coding sequence ATGACCCTTCACAGACTGAACACCCGGCTTGAAGCCATGAAGCCGTCGGCCACGTTGGCCATGACGGCGAAGGCACTGGAAAAGAAACGCGCCGGACACCCGGTGATCGGCCTGAGTGCAGGCGAGCCGGATTTCGATACGCCAGTGGAGATTGCCGATGCTGCTGTGGCCGCCATCCGGGCCGGGCACACGCACTATACCAACAATCTTGGAACGCCCGAACTGCGGGCGGCCATCAGCCGCACGTTGCGCGAAACGTGCGGGCTTGCGTACGCACCGGAAGAAATCATCTGTTCGAACGGGGCGAAACAGTCGGTGGCCCAGGCCATTTCTGCCCTGTGCGGACCCGGGGATGAAGTCATCATTCCCGCACCCTATTGGGTATCCTATCCTGAAATGGTTCGATTCGCGGGTGCTGAACCGGTCATCGTACCGACGGGTGTGGACTCGGAGTACCTCCTGGACGCCGAGCAGCTGGAGCAGGCCATTACGCCGGCCACGCGCATGCTCATCCTGTGTTCGCCGTCGAACCCGACGGGAGGCGTGTATTCCCGTCGCCAGATGGAAGCGCTGGTCCGTGTATTGCGCAACTATCCGGACGTCCTCGTGCTCTCGGACGAGATCTATGAGCGGATTGTTTATGATGCGGAACACATCTCGGTTGGCGCATTCGAAGGCATGTGGGACCGGACCATTACGGTCAACGGATTCTCCAAGGCTTACGCCATGACGGGTTGGCGGTTGGGCTACATGGCAGCACCAGGATGGATGGTGAAGGCGGCATCGAAGCTCCAGAGCCAGTTCACCTCGGCGCCGAGTTCCATTTCCCAGATGGCAGGCGTGGCCGCGCTCGAGATGGGCCCGGAACCGATCGACCGGATGGTCGCCGCCTTCCGTGAGCGGCGGGATGTCCTTTACGACGCCCTTTCTTCCATTCCCGGAATGAAATGCCCCCTGCCGCAGGGTGCGTTCTATCTGTTTCCGGACATTTCCACGTGGCTGGGCGCCCGGACACCTTCGGGACACGTCATCGAGTCATCCGAGGCGCTGTGCGTGTACCTGTTGGACGAGCATGACGTGGCCCTGGTGCCGGGCTCGGCTTTCGGCCTGGAGTCCGGCATACGGATTTCCTACGCCGCATCCATGGACGACATCAAGGAGGCCGCCCGTCGCTTGAAGGTGGCGTTCTCCTCGTTGGAAACGTCCTGA
- the coaD gene encoding pantetheine-phosphate adenylyltransferase — protein sequence MTDGLALYPGSFDPFTLGHLDIVERASRLFREVEVTVADNAAKTGFLPVSERCDLIRASTAHLGNVVVRSFSGLLASYAVDREAVALVRGLRQVSDFEYEFRMAFANRRLAPGIETVFLMTSEEYALISSSIVREIHQWKGDISSFVPEPVRRALS from the coding sequence ATGACCGACGGACTTGCCCTGTACCCGGGATCGTTCGATCCATTTACCTTGGGCCACCTCGACATCGTGGAGCGGGCCAGTCGCCTGTTCCGGGAGGTGGAAGTAACCGTGGCGGACAATGCTGCCAAAACGGGTTTTCTGCCGGTATCCGAGCGTTGCGACCTCATCCGTGCGTCCACGGCCCACCTGGGGAACGTAGTTGTGCGGTCCTTTTCCGGTTTGCTGGCCTCCTACGCGGTCGATCGTGAAGCCGTCGCCCTGGTCCGCGGCCTTCGCCAGGTGTCGGATTTTGAATACGAATTCCGCATGGCCTTCGCGAACCGGAGGCTGGCACCCGGCATTGAAACTGTTTTCCTCATGACCAGTGAGGAGTATGCCCTTATTTCCTCGTCCATCGTACGGGAAATACACCAATGGAAGGGGGATATTTCTTCGTTCGTGCCGGAACCGGTACGGCGGGCCCTTTCCTGA
- the rsmD gene encoding 16S rRNA (guanine(966)-N(2))-methyltransferase RsmD — MRIITGTYRRRTIKAPKGDLTRPTTDRTRESLFSLVEHRHPLEGAKVLDLFAGSGALGLEAISRGAERVHFVEQNPLVLAVARENAEALDDDLPCTFERADVRTFLERRPSTCYDVIFADPPYEWNGMKDIPDRIPSFLCPGGLFVLEHDKRIFFDDHPALDVSRAYGRTIVSIFRYPT; from the coding sequence ATGCGGATCATTACCGGAACATACCGTCGCCGTACCATCAAGGCCCCGAAAGGAGACCTTACACGGCCCACGACCGACCGGACACGGGAATCCCTGTTCAGTCTGGTAGAGCACCGACATCCCCTGGAGGGTGCGAAGGTCCTCGATCTGTTCGCAGGCTCCGGGGCGCTGGGACTGGAAGCCATCAGCCGGGGCGCTGAACGGGTTCATTTCGTGGAACAGAATCCTCTGGTGCTGGCCGTGGCACGTGAGAACGCAGAGGCGCTTGATGACGACTTGCCGTGCACGTTCGAGCGGGCAGACGTACGCACGTTCCTGGAGCGCCGGCCATCGACCTGCTACGACGTGATTTTCGCGGATCCGCCCTATGAGTGGAACGGGATGAAGGACATTCCCGATCGGATTCCTTCGTTCCTGTGCCCGGGAGGGCTCTTCGTGCTGGAGCACGACAAGCGGATCTTCTTCGACGACCATCCGGCACTGGATGTGTCGCGGGCATACGGGCGAACCATCGTTTCCATATTCAGGTACCCGACATGA